The Spirulina subsalsa PCC 9445 region CGGCAGAGTAGGGAGAATGGGACAAGTCCAAGGAATTGATCATGCTATCTAGGGCGTTTTGTCCTGTCGATGGACTTCTCCGGAGAACAAGACAAGGAAATTCTGAATTTAAAAGGTTGGTTGCTGATGCTTACCCCCTCTTGTTGATAATAGCAAAGGTTGTCTAGTTTTAACTTTTGAGGGGTTTGGGGAGCTATAAGTCCCGCGCTGTACCTGCTCATGTCAGCCAACAAACCGTTAAACTGGTGTATGGATATCGGGCAAAGAGAGAGAGCAGTTTGTAAGCTTACCCCGCTCTAAAGAGACGGGGCTTTCGCCCTAGTTTCCGAAGTCCGGCAACAACCCAAGTTGCCCCTCTAATTGACAAACGAAAACCGAGCGTTCGGGACAGCTTACAGATGTTCACGGCGGTTAAAACCGCCGAGTCGATTTTCCTCTGCCATTTGAAAATGGCAGTTTCCCATCTCCCGGAGGATTTTACATGAGTAAACGTCACTGGCTAGAAATTACCGAGTATGTCGGCATCGTCGCTTCCCTGTCGGGGACTGTGGCGGCGGTGGCGACACAACAGGCCATCTATGCGGCGGCTCCTTTAACGGTGACGTTGGGGCTAAATACCCTGAATCGTCAACGTCTCGCCGCACAAGTGGCGCGCCTTTTACCCCTTGAAACCCAGTTGGTGGAATTGACGCAACAACAAGGCCAACTGGTGGAATCGACGGCACAAATTGAACCCCGCATTACGGGACAATTGGAGGAGTTACAGCAGTTATTACTCGCCATACAAGCCAAGTTTGAACCGATTACGACGCAATATCATCAACTGGAAACCCAATATCAGGCACTGGAAACCCAAGCGCAAGGGTTTTCCCAATCCAGTGAGGAAAAATGGGGGGTGATACAACAGGTTTTAGATGGCGTGGTGGGAGAATTACCCGCCCTGCGGGAGCAGTTTAACTCGGTGTGGGATGAGTTACGCCCTCTGCGGGAACAGTTGCCCTCGTTACAAGAAAAACAACGGGAATTAGCTATGACTTTAACGGAGGTGAGTCAGCAAACCTCCCAACGGGTGGCGGCGATACAAGGGGAACTCTCCCCCCTACAAGGGGAAGTAAAGACCCTGGCACAGCAGCAAATTTCCAGTCAATTTGTGCGGGACCAATTGACTCCAATTCAGGAGAAATTAACCCAACTAAACGACCAATGGGAGGCCATAACTCACCGTCAAGGTCTGTTGAATGGTCTGCAAGAACGCCTAGAGATGATCACTGGGGAAATTGGCCACCTGCATCAACAGTTGAATAGTCTCTCGGTGTCTGCTTTGGGAACCGATGAGGCTCAAGCTAATGCAATTTTGACTCAATTAGAGGCTTTAGACCGTCAATTTAAGGAATGGCAAGGGCAAGCCCTTCCTGCGCCTTCTCCGGTGGATTTAAGCCCCTTGGAGCGCGAAATTAGCGACCTCAGAGGGGCGTTGCAAGGGGTACAAGCTCAAATAGAACCTCTGTTTAATCCTCCGGTGGTGGAAGAGTTGGCGAGTTTACGGGAGGCGATTCTCTTCCGCGAGGCTGAACAGGACGCTGGGTTACAATCTCCCCCGACTCCTCCCGTCGTGGAGGAGGAGGCTGAGGCCGCGCCAGAAGCCCCCCCGATGGCGGAGGAAGACCCCCCAGTTGAACCGGAGGTTGAATCAGAACCAACTCCCCCAGAACTTCCCGATTTGGAGGAATTGGGGCGAGATTTGACGGAAGGGGTGCGCGGTCTGGGGGATAATTTAGCGGGGTTGGGCAGTACCTTACGGGATGCTTTTGGCCGTTTTGCCGCTTCTCGTCTCAATCCGGAGAAAGAGGCCGCTTTGTTGAAGGTTTGGCATTGTGTGGAGACGTTGCCTAGTGAGTTGGAACAGGTGCGCACGGTGGCGCTGAGTGGGCTGTTTATCGCCTGTCCTGACGCGGATTATGGGATTAAATTATGGGATAGGGAGAGTTTGAATCCCCGACGGATGTTTATGGGACACCGGGATGAGGTGTTTTGTCTGGCGTTTAGTCCTGATGGCCACCGTTTAGTAAGTGGCAGTGCGGATAATTCTCTGAAACTCTGGGATGTGAATACGGGGCAACTCCTGCACACTTTTGAGGGACATTTTCATGGGGTGAGTCAGGTTCTGTTTAGTCCTCACGGTCAAACGATTGCTAGCTGTAGTTATGATAAGACGGTGAAACTTTGGGATGTGGGGACGGGGCGAGAGTTACGGACGCTCAAGGGTCATTGGGATCGGGTTTATGCGATCGCCTTTAGTCCCGATGGTAAAACGTTAGTCAGTGGCAGCAGTGACGGCACCCTAAAAAGTTGGGACGTGCAAACGGGGGAAAAATTAAGGAGTCAAGCGGTGGGGGGAACTTTACATAGTCTGGTGTTTAGTCCCGATGGTCAGACGTTAGCTAGTGGGGGAAGCGATCGCAAAATCCGCCTCTGGACGGTTCCCTCTCAACAGGAGTTAAACAGTCTTCGCTTACTCAATCAAGTCTACAGTCTCGCCTGGCACCCCTCCCAGCCTATTCTCGCTAGCGCCACAACCTACAAAACCATCACGTTCTGGGATACCACCACGGGGGAGAAGGTGGCACTGTTGGCGGGTCATGAAAATCGGGTCAATGCGATCGCCTTTTCTCCAGATGGTCAGCAGTTGGTGAGTGCCAGTCAAGATGGCACCGTTAAGCTATGGGAAAAACGGGAGGAATAGGGAGTCGGGAGTCGGGAGATTGCCTCTCCCCCTCTCCCTCTCTCTCTCCCTCTCTCCCCCTCTCCCTCTCTCCCCTGCTCCCCATCAAGACATCCCTAACGATTGGGTTGGGGAGTCATGCGTAAATAGGGTTTAATTTCATTGACCCCTTTGGGGAATTTTTGTTTGGCTTCTTCCGTGGGGATAGAAGGCACCACCACACAATCATCCCCATCTTTCCAGTTAACAGGAGTCGCCACCTGATAATTGTCGGTTAATTGTAACGAGTCAATCACTCGCAGAATCTCATCAAAGTTGCGCCCGGTGCTGGGGGGATAGGTAATGGTGAGACGTAATTTCTTGCTGGAGTCAATGACAAAAACACTGCGCACCGTGATATTAGAACTAATGCTGGGGTGAATCATCCCATACAGTTCAGACACTTTTTTATCGACATCCGCCAAAATCGGATAGTTAACGGTGGTGTTTTGGGTTTCGTTGATGTCTCCAATCCATCCCTGATGAGAGTCCGCATCATCAATGCTCAAAGCAATAACTTTAACGTTGCGTTTCTCAAATTCCGGTTTCAGTTTCGCCACTTCCCCTAATTCTGTGGTGCAAACGGGGGTATAGTCGGCCGGGTGGGAAAATAAAACAACCCAACTATCTCCAGCCCAATCATAAAAAGAAATCTCCCCTTCGCTGGAAGCTTGCGTAAAGTTGGGGACGGTATCGCCTAGTTGTAATGCCATATTTACAAATTCTCCTGTATGAACACACTTGCTTTGACATCCTCTCCCTGCACTAGCGGGTATGCAGGGAGAGTCCTTGGGTCGCCCCAAAGATTTTCTGCTTCAACGGGTGCCAGCTAGACTGAGTGACCTCAGTCCCCGCCGCATCGCCTCCCCAGCCTGTTTCAACCACCCGTTGCCCACGGGCAGAGATAACATAGGGTGCAATTGAACATCATGCCATAAAACTACGGTATTCCGATCGGGTTTTTGTAAATTATTATTACCCATCCTGAGAATGGACACTCTCTCTCGGATGGGGAACAGGGAACGGGGAACGGGAAGGGGGAGGGGGAGAGGGGGAGCAGGGGAGCAGGGGAGCAGGGGAGCAGGGGAGCAGGGGAGAGGCAATCTCCCGACTCCTGACTAGATTGCTTCGTACCTTCCTTCGGAACGCTACGCGTTCACTTCGTGACGCTCCGCGTTCGCGAAGCGTTGCGTTGCAAACGCGTAGCGTTGCGCAGCAAACGCAATGACATTACTTCCGACTCCCGACTCCCGACTCCCGATTCCCGACTCCCGATTCCCGACTCCCGATTCCCGACTCCCGACTCCCGATTCCCGACTCCCGACTCGACCCTCTTCCGGGGTTGCCCATCCCTGATAGAATGAGAAAATCGGAAATAAAAGTTAACCAGATTAGATAATTCTGAGAACCTGACTCCTCAAGCTGGGGGGTGAGGATGACCGGAAAAAAGAAGTCCATGGAAGCGGGGCAGTCAAAGGAGTGTGTCTAAACCTGTATAATTGCCCTGATCACTAGGCTTCTGTAGAACTGAGTATCCCCGAGCGTTCCCGTTGGGGACAGTCAAAAAAATACAGTGCCTGATTGCACTGGTACTTTCCCATTCAATCTCAATCATGGGGGTGGGGTGGGATTTGATCCATAAATGATAATGAGCAACGGTTTAGGAGGACTTTAATTCAATGAAAAAATTGGTGAGTGTAATTGCTGTAATTGCTTTAGTATTAGGATTTTGCGGTTTTCTCGGACAACAACAGGCGATCGCAGGAGGTTTAAACCTGAGTTCTCCGACGATGCTGTTGGCAGAATACCAAAACCCGGCCGATGCCATGCTACAAACTGAATTCGGCAAAAAAATTGATCTCAATAACACCAACGTTCGGGCATTCCGTAAATTAAAAGGGTTTTACCCCTCCTTAGCCTCCAAAATTGTGGAAAATGCGCCCTACCAAAAGGTGGAAGATGTGCTGAATATTCCGGGTCTGTCTGAAGGGCAAAAAGAGCGTCTACAAGCGAATTTAGAGAACTTCACTGTGTTAGACCCGGTGGATGTATTCGTGGAAGGAGGCGATCGCTTTAATAACGGATACTACTAAAATTCAGAGCGGGATTCAGCCCAGATTGACGCTGGATGCCCTTCCCTTGAGCCAGATTTCTCTAACCCACTCCCCAAGAAGTGGGTTAGAGAAAAATTCAGTCTAAAACCCCGTCCTTCTAGGACGGCTTTTCTTGTTCCTGAATATAGCGTTTAAGCACTTCGAGAGGTGCGCCTCCAACGGAACTCACAAAATAACTCGGACTCCATAGCGCATCTTTCCCATAGGGCTTAGGATATCCGGCTTGACCGTATTTCCTACTGGACACACCTTTTAGAGTATTAACCATCTGAGACACTGAAAGCTTTGGTGGGTACTCAATTAAAGTGTGAATATAGTTCGCTTCACCGTTAAATTCTTTGATTTCAAAATTCATTTTAGCCGCGACTTCTTTGAAGCTGATTTCAAGCACATCAAGGCTTTCAGTCGTCAGAATCTTAGATCTGTATTTGGTCACGCAGACCAAATGGATCAGAAGACTTGAGACACTATGCCTTTGCCTGCGTAAAGTGCTTGTCATTTGTTGTAAACCCAGCTAGAATGAAACAACAGACCTATCTTAACATAAGCCGTGAAATCTCGGTATAAGTATCGTTTGTATCCAACAGACCAACGGCAGCAAAGTGTCAGCCCGGTGAGTATGTCCATCTATCCTGAAATTGATTTTTTCTGCCAACATGACCCTATCTTCTGACCAGGCCTCCCTTCCCTCCCAGTTTGATGTATTAGTTGTCGGGAGTGGTGCGGCGGGTTTATATGCCGCCCTCTGTCTCCCCTCCCATTATCGGGTGGGTTTAATTACCAAATCGACGCTACAAGTCGGGGCGAGTGATTGGGCCCAGGGGGGCATTGCGGCGGCCATTGATCCCCAAGACTCCGCCGCCCTCCATGTAGAAGATACCCTCAAGGCGGGGGCGGGATTGTGTGATGTTCCGGCGGTAGAATTTTTGGTGGAAAATGCAGCTGAGGCGATCGCCCGTTTAGTCGATTTAGGGGTAGCCTTTGACCGTAAAGGGGAAAAGTTGGCCATGACCTTGGAAGCCGCCCACTCCCGCCCCCGCGTCCTCCACGCCGCCGACACCACCGGACGCGCCATTGTCAGCACCCTAGGGGAAAAAGTCCTCGCCCGCCCCAATATCCAAGTTTTCGCCCAGGCCTTCGCCCTTAAACTGTGGCTGAATGATCAAGGCCATTGTGAGGGATTGGCCATGTGGTATCAAGGCCAACTGCACTGGTTAAAAGCCTCAGCCGTAGTCCTCGCCACAGGTGGGGGGGGTCAAGTTTTCGCCCAAACCACGAACCCCACAGTTAGCACGGGGGATGGGGTCGCACTGGCTTGGCGGGTAGGGGCAAAATTGCGGGATTTGGAGTTTTTCCAATTCCACCCCACCGCCCTCATGAAACCGGGCGCACCCCATTTTCTCATCAGTGAAGCGGTGCGGGGGGAGGGGGCGCATTTAATCGACGAGGCCGGGCGGCGCTTTGCTTTTGATTATCACCCCCAAGGGGAATTAGCGCCCCGGGATGTGGTCAGTCGGGCGATTTTTAATCATTTAGCCCAAACTAGCCCAGATCCCACTCAGGCTCACGTTTATCTGGATTTATCCCCCATTCCAGTAGACCGTTTACAGTACCGATTCCCCAATATTATCCGGGTCTGTCAACGGTGGGGGATTGATTTATTTAAGGAACCCATTCCCGTGACTCCGGCCGCCCATTATTGGATGGGTGGGGTGGCGACGGATTTAATGAACCGCACAACCATTCCGGGCCTCTATGCCATTGGGGAAACCGCCAGTACGGGAGTTCACGGGGCCAACCGTTTGGCGAGTAATTCCCTCTTAGAATGTTTGGTTTATGCGGGACAGTTGGCCCGGTTGGAACTGACTCCCCCTAGCGCCCCCTTTGACCCTCCTAGGGAGTCTTTACCCCTCCCTGAGATGCCAGACTTGGAGGAATTACAGGCCTTACAAGGGGAGTTACAACGCTTGATGTGGCACAGTGCGGGCATTTCTCGCCGTCAAGAAGTGTTGGCAGAGGCGATCGCGCAAGTCCAAGTTTGGCGCTCCACACTCGCCCCAATCCCCCTAGCCCAAACCCTCCAACAACTCAATCCTCATCATTCCCTTAAGGATATCAGTGAAAAAACGGATATGGGTTTCCGTACTTTCACAGAAACCCTAAACCTGCTGGACTTAGCCTATTTAATTCTTCAAAGTGCTTTGTTTCGGACTGAAAGTAGAGGGGGACATTTCCGCAGCGATTTCCCACATCCTTCAGCCGCTTGGCAAGTTCACACTACGATTTTGTTAGAAAACTGGCACACAGAACCCTGTGCAACCTGATGGGCGAGTGAAAATTCAAATTGTCATGAAGTAATTGTCATGAATTCTTGAAAACTAGCGTTGATTTAAAAGTAACGCTTATCAATCTTATAGTTTCAGCTTAAGTCTTAGCTTACATCCTAATATTTGGGTCATAAATGCCCCAAATCTGATCCCCATTCTCAATGTTTTAATCCCACGCTTGAACCCTTAAGAATCCATTCGGTAGCGCGTTCCAGA contains the following coding sequences:
- a CDS encoding WD40 repeat domain-containing protein yields the protein MSKRHWLEITEYVGIVASLSGTVAAVATQQAIYAAAPLTVTLGLNTLNRQRLAAQVARLLPLETQLVELTQQQGQLVESTAQIEPRITGQLEELQQLLLAIQAKFEPITTQYHQLETQYQALETQAQGFSQSSEEKWGVIQQVLDGVVGELPALREQFNSVWDELRPLREQLPSLQEKQRELAMTLTEVSQQTSQRVAAIQGELSPLQGEVKTLAQQQISSQFVRDQLTPIQEKLTQLNDQWEAITHRQGLLNGLQERLEMITGEIGHLHQQLNSLSVSALGTDEAQANAILTQLEALDRQFKEWQGQALPAPSPVDLSPLEREISDLRGALQGVQAQIEPLFNPPVVEELASLREAILFREAEQDAGLQSPPTPPVVEEEAEAAPEAPPMAEEDPPVEPEVESEPTPPELPDLEELGRDLTEGVRGLGDNLAGLGSTLRDAFGRFAASRLNPEKEAALLKVWHCVETLPSELEQVRTVALSGLFIACPDADYGIKLWDRESLNPRRMFMGHRDEVFCLAFSPDGHRLVSGSADNSLKLWDVNTGQLLHTFEGHFHGVSQVLFSPHGQTIASCSYDKTVKLWDVGTGRELRTLKGHWDRVYAIAFSPDGKTLVSGSSDGTLKSWDVQTGEKLRSQAVGGTLHSLVFSPDGQTLASGGSDRKIRLWTVPSQQELNSLRLLNQVYSLAWHPSQPILASATTYKTITFWDTTTGEKVALLAGHENRVNAIAFSPDGQQLVSASQDGTVKLWEKREE
- a CDS encoding peroxiredoxin codes for the protein MALQLGDTVPNFTQASSEGEISFYDWAGDSWVVLFSHPADYTPVCTTELGEVAKLKPEFEKRNVKVIALSIDDADSHQGWIGDINETQNTTVNYPILADVDKKVSELYGMIHPSISSNITVRSVFVIDSSKKLRLTITYPPSTGRNFDEILRVIDSLQLTDNYQVATPVNWKDGDDCVVVPSIPTEEAKQKFPKGVNEIKPYLRMTPQPNR
- the psbU gene encoding photosystem II complex extrinsic protein PsbU codes for the protein MKKLVSVIAVIALVLGFCGFLGQQQAIAGGLNLSSPTMLLAEYQNPADAMLQTEFGKKIDLNNTNVRAFRKLKGFYPSLASKIVENAPYQKVEDVLNIPGLSEGQKERLQANLENFTVLDPVDVFVEGGDRFNNGYY
- the tnpA gene encoding IS200/IS605 family transposase, with translation MTSTLRRQRHSVSSLLIHLVCVTKYRSKILTTESLDVLEISFKEVAAKMNFEIKEFNGEANYIHTLIEYPPKLSVSQMVNTLKGVSSRKYGQAGYPKPYGKDALWSPSYFVSSVGGAPLEVLKRYIQEQEKPS
- the nadB gene encoding L-aspartate oxidase, which codes for MTLSSDQASLPSQFDVLVVGSGAAGLYAALCLPSHYRVGLITKSTLQVGASDWAQGGIAAAIDPQDSAALHVEDTLKAGAGLCDVPAVEFLVENAAEAIARLVDLGVAFDRKGEKLAMTLEAAHSRPRVLHAADTTGRAIVSTLGEKVLARPNIQVFAQAFALKLWLNDQGHCEGLAMWYQGQLHWLKASAVVLATGGGGQVFAQTTNPTVSTGDGVALAWRVGAKLRDLEFFQFHPTALMKPGAPHFLISEAVRGEGAHLIDEAGRRFAFDYHPQGELAPRDVVSRAIFNHLAQTSPDPTQAHVYLDLSPIPVDRLQYRFPNIIRVCQRWGIDLFKEPIPVTPAAHYWMGGVATDLMNRTTIPGLYAIGETASTGVHGANRLASNSLLECLVYAGQLARLELTPPSAPFDPPRESLPLPEMPDLEELQALQGELQRLMWHSAGISRRQEVLAEAIAQVQVWRSTLAPIPLAQTLQQLNPHHSLKDISEKTDMGFRTFTETLNLLDLAYLILQSALFRTESRGGHFRSDFPHPSAAWQVHTTILLENWHTEPCAT